The following nucleotide sequence is from Mytilus edulis chromosome 13, xbMytEdul2.2, whole genome shotgun sequence.
gtgaattgctcaaaggcaaaaaaaaaagtattttaagttcattagaccacattcattctgtgtcagaaacctatgctatgtcaactatttaatcacaatccaaatttagagctgaatccagcttgaatgttgtgtccatacttgccccaaccgttcagggttcaacctctgcggtcgtataaatttgcgccctgcggagcatctggttactttatgtatcattgtcattttgcttagtttctctgacatcggactcggactccATTTAAGccggtatgggagtctaaattaaaaatgatagaatttgttcatactttgccaaaatgtactatttatatatattgatatatgttcaaaaatatattaaaaatgacaggtcaccgcgcattttctcaggCTACAAGTTgtaacaaaatgacacattttgtatggattatacaggaaaaagcATCATTAATTATGTGATTAGAAGGTAAACTAAATAATAGAATTGTGaaataaaatacgagaagatagCTTTTACGAAATGCTtttagaatatcaaaagaaaagaaagggTCACCGTAGAAAaatccatgtagattccttcagaaaagagggacgaaagatacccaagggacagtcaaactcataaatctaaaacaaactgacaacgccatggctgaaaatgaaaaagacaaacagaaaaacaatagtacacatgacacaacatagaaaactaaagaataaacaacacgaacctcagAAAATGCACCAtttcagagttacctccccttaaaatgccggtttgaaaatataaaaaatcaagcaGAAATAATCTACACTTGTACAAATactaatatttataagttataatcttataaatttgttgcaaattcacattagttatctgcattcctgcattaCATTTTGCTAATctgattgaaaatctggaccttagatcTCTCTGGTTtgttttacaatccaagatggcgaaagacacccataccacctttaAACGAGTTttactgtttgtttgtttattctacattggatTGAGGAATTAGTGGGGAAGCGATCTCACAAAACATGATGAACCCCATCGCATTTTGGCGCCTGTTACTCTTAACTAGTACACTTCTTGCTTTAAGAGCCAGTTGAAACCCGCTTCCGGGTCGGAATTTGCTCGCAATGTTGAAGATCCATTTGACTTTCACTTTGTGCTCTTTGGTCggttttgttgtctctttgacacaccccgtttccattctcaattttatcgtcTTCCTATGGCTCTTCTTATTTTTCAAAGGACCCTTGTTTGCCTCTTATTTCAATTTACCTTTAAAACTGTAGCATATTTCATAATTGCTTATAATGATATATTCAATGGTTATACTGTGTAAACTTTAACGTGTGTGTATTGAACGGCTCAACGAAATATGATAGTCTGTGCATGTATTCCGAtggtatttaaatatttattctatTGTTCCTGTTTGAAAGGTTTAAAATTACGAAACGTTTACCGAGAAGTTTTTAAAGTGGAAAGCATCGAGTCGTAACATACACATCGAAACAACTACCGGGTTTGGTACACCCTATGTTCTAAAAACCGTAATTAAAAATGGTAGTGTAAGATGGCGAAAATTGTTCTTAGTTTATCTGTGTTCGCTTTGTTTAACTCCGGTaagtatatttgacatttttgctatgctttaaaactattttaattgATAATATAGAGCTTTTTTAGTAGATTCAAGAATTTCATAATTATACTTTTAACTTCTTTATGATGTTCTgatgaatgtaaaaaaagaacTCTGGATCTTCGAAGTTATATAAAATAGAAAGTTTCCGATAATACCTATTTGTGTGATGAAATTATTATATTACAATGAAAGGATATCCTTTTTGTGCTCACCTGGTTTAAAgaatacatttgaatttttatatgtttataaccatgataacatggTTATTGAAAGCTAGTCGTTTCTTTGTCTACCAGTTTGCTTCTTGAGCCTTTAAATCCTCTATAGATTTCAACATTAAAGGAGGGGGTTTTTCAGCAATTGGACTTTATACTGTGGAAAATCATTATGAATGTATGATATGTGTAGTACTATgtactttttgttttgatatttcagTTGTCGGAGTAAGTGACTTCTGTTTTGGATGTAGAGACACTTCCGATGCAGAGGGTAAAGATGACTGTCAAAAACAAACAGAAGGAATGGACAGCCTGCATTATACTTATAAGACTCAATATGGAAACAACAGTAAAGCCTTTTTAGCAAAATACGGAAAAGATCCATTGGTACATGACTGTCGGCCATACCACAAATATAATATGACACATTGTTGTATTGAAGAACTGGAAAGATTAGGTAAAAGTTGTGAATAGTTGGGAAAATCCTCAATGAGGCAGCAACTGTACAACGAACAAAGTAGAAAGACTTATAAGgtcttcagtggcggatctagaaattttcataagtgggggcccactggctgcctaagagggggcccgatttcgtcacgcttcagtgattccctatataagcaaccaattttttttctcaacaggACCGCCCCCTCCCCCCTATCTTCAACAACAGACATTTCAATGACAAGCTTTAATTGTCTCCAGTCTACATAAGTTGAGTCTATATCCTTTGTGTCCTTGCTTTTATTAGCTTTCCAACATATGTCTAAGATTTtgggttttgaaaatatattgacaTCACGTATGATATATTAATAGTTTGCAGTGAAATTGGCTCTGTAAGTGTTATGGTAAATGGAGTTGTAAAACTGAATGACATACCCTTAACACCCATTtcttataaaagcaacataattaagatatatatgtgtcaagttattttaaaaactttctcaACCTTtcctattttaattttaaattttgtttatcatgttCTATTTCTAGTAATATGTTCCTGACTGTTTCTATTTAATTACCCCATAATTTGTTATTTCTGGCAAAGTACATAATGCACATCCAGACGCTGGCAAGGTTTTACTGCCGATTGTTAGAAGACAAATGTAGccatgctatttttttttttatacccagTCACCCTTTGCCTGTGggttataaaatatcaatgagAAACATATTGAAGAAAATATTATTTGTACTTGAATAAGTATATAATAGGAAGTTAACATCATCACTAAACatactatttttttatatattctagGTACAATCCAGTCTTACATACGGGGATGTTGTGATGGGAAAAACTTTTCGATACCAGCAAATGATATTCCACGTTTAAAGTTTATTTCGGATAACAATCAGACATTATGTGCTTACTATGAAAACAAAGGATTAGTTATGTGTGCGACAATGTGTGACGGTAACTTTTGTAATGGACCGTCTGTGGCTGAATCTGTCCATATTTATTCCATCGGATTGATGGTTTTCTGCTCTTTCATTTTGGCATTATATATGACatgaaatttaatacaaaatatatatgtggAGCAAATGATTTATCTAGAAAGTAAGATTTATGAATTGGTAAAACCTAGTACACATTTACCCTCTAATCCATGCAGTAATACACTTACAGCACTATGACTGGTTAAATTTAATAGCACCTCCCACTCTTactgcaaataataataaaagtaggCGACAATAAGTTTTTTGCCAATAATTATGCATATTTGTTCTTTCTTTTCTGCATAAGTCTCAAAGAACGTACAATGTATAATTATGTAGTTTTGTCCCTTTCCTGTaacccatgacggctgacaaactGGACCTCgtttttttagtattatatataGATGTATAGATTCTGATTTGTTCATTGATTCATCACTTTAGAATAAATAATTTAACCTGATATTCTTTGTGTGAAATATTTAGATACTCTGTTATTGTGTTACGAAATAAAAGTTTATCATCGaataccttgtttttttttttacgatgACAAACATGAAtcttaaatcattttttgtactTACAGTATCATATGGTACAATTATCATATTTGACTTAAATCATGTTTAAGTGCAAATTCAAAATAAGCTTATGATAAATaatgtgtttatttgtttttatgaattaTTGCCTTACAAATTATTTCCatgaatatgaaaatatatacatgtaatctcCATGCTTGTGTACTACAGATGAGAAATATGCGATAGAGTATTGCACTGTTATACTTATTCTTTTCAAGAACAATATTTGAAAGATTTCAGACACTCTAAGGCAGCTGacaatttaaaaatgatttcTCCGTGCAAATATACTTGAATTTGGAAATTCTGTCATAGACAGAAATTCACTGTGAAATATTATTAGGGACAATATGACAGCGAAATAATCCCGAACAACCTAACAAAAATTCATAGACGGAAGGACAGCCACTGTGTCATAATGAAATACTGTACTGGACAGTAttcccttattatatatattGTCTGCGGACGATATCATCTATGAAAGTGTGTCCAGTAGACAATACTTCAAGAtgcatattattttatttcaccCCTACAATCTAGATCATCAGCTATTGATTTATTCACGTATGTGATATAATTCTTATTCGGTGATGTCACATTCGAGGAAAGAGGACAGGATTGTGGTTACGATAATTTGAGCTTATTCAACTATAAAGATTTCATTTTAAATCGGCAAGTTTGATAATAATACAACAAAATCGCTAAACGAGCTTGTTATATGATATACAGTGCGTGCAGATACAATAGGACAACGCAAGACATACAAAAATTTACACGTACGCAATTGTCACATGCATAAAGGGAATAGTATAGCATAAAACATGTAGTTTTAAGTTAAGAAAGTGTAAAGCAAAATTAGATcagggtgaaatttgatccggaggaaaaaatgtcacagtagttgttgttatttcttTATATGCTGCTGCATACATGTATTGATGGAAATTTGGGcaatatttaaaagcaaaaacaCAGGAACAGTCATGTTTATCACTCCATCACGAGATCATTGGAATAAACTTGACTCATTAAAATTTATTCACCGTCTGGATTTCTTTAAGGAAGGAGTTCCAGAGAACTTGAGCAGCATAcctaaaagatttttttcaccATGATACCTTGTTCTTCTTATTTGAGGTATCTGTAAAATATTAGAGTATATCATACGGTCTGATAATTAAAAACCGGTAGAACTTGATTATGCAAATTTTTGTAAGTCTCCGAAGTCATTGTTCTTATCCTTCTAACGTGTAGGCTAGGTCTTAGTCATTGAAAAGGTAAAATCCACGAAAAGACTGTCATGCGACATCCACATTTAAgtcatttgttttgaaaattagcAAATAAATTATGATATATATGCTGTTTTCATCCATTTCTTCAATAAGTAAACTTAGTAATGGCCTTGactaaattgtcaaattcttCCATAATGATTTGGAGAAAAATAGAACAGAATACCAGTTAATCTATTCTTAAGAATCTGAATTTAGGCATTGATGCAATTTGGTTACTcctcattataaaaatcattccGACGGATCGTTGAGAGGTACCGGTTAAACCCATTTTCTAAGAATCCGAGTATGGAATCAAAATAAGTTTAGGGGAACCGTTATTACAGTAAAAAaggatacatctacaaaataaacattgaAATGATGCTTTGGCTGAATCATAATTAAGCGTCACATGCCTGTATGAGGGAGGACAATaaggggtccgttaacatgttaacaactcttcgattttggcaaaaacagttctACTTCTACTTCTACTTTTCAGTGACCGCCTTCAACACGTTGAAGTTTATGTCACAGTTAACAACAATTtcaaaaatgctgataacagttaacgcagtgggttgaaaacagttaacagtttaaatTCATCTCAGATAAGACTgagttaacaacaccttgaaaagggCCAAAACAagttaacataaaaaggtattgccccccccccctaaatctatatttatataatcTGTCAGAGCTTAACTTTGGATAAATTCTTTACTTCTTCCTTTGCAAAATTACTTAACAAAGACTTTATAAATAACAATTTCTGATGGCACTAACTACACACCGTAGACTGGAATCTCCTATGGAACCAGTAGTTACGTCACTATCAATAGTTATTTTTAGATATTAGACGACTGGCCATGTGATCTTTTGTAAATACGCATCAACTAGATATTACGCCACGTAATTACCAAAAGCATTGGAACAATAAAGTCGGCTGTTATAATCTTAGTCACAGCaaaccaaaatatatattttatgaatatagaCTCAAATTGAAGCgtataaattaaaaagaaaatagaacTATTTTAGTGTGCGGAgtaattaatttgtttatatcCGAAATCGGccatatttgttgacaatttgttgCATCAAACAGAAAGAAGAAAAATCTTTAAACGTATCTAAAGGAAAAAATGAAGTGGGAATATAAAGAAGAACATCCCTTTGAGAAAAGGCGTGCTGAGGGTGAAAAAATCCGAAAGAAGTATCCAGATCGCGTTCCTGTAAGTTGTGAACAAGGAAATTAACAATAAGAATGGCGAAGGAAAAATATAATTTctatttcttataaaaatgttGTCTGCCCCAAGACAAGAGTCTTCTCATTTGTCACTTAGCTGTCCTTTGTCGTATCTGTATGCCTCTTTAAATTTGGAGAATTGAGTTAGATTGACAAATTTTTGAAATGTGTCTGTCAAAGCTGTGCACATCCTTTTGGATTTAAGatgattaaaaaagtaaaaaacatatTGTCTGTTGTTGAGGGTTTGTCAGTTGACTTACAGTGAACAACAATCAATCCAACTATTGTTGAATACTGCAAATTGCCCTATTGATGAATATTACATTTGTAGACGCCATAGACACTTGTTATGTCATAGTGAAATTCcccttttgttaaattttattccatggagatccctggttactcatagtccaaataattattctgtttttgtatggctttttgacaatttttttaggAAGCCCTCCTTCGGTCGTAGGAAGGCGTAAATTTAATCAGAAATAGCCTTCCTAGACGGCATAAATATAAATTGGACTGATTTTGCCACAAGTTTACTGTAAATGTACACaaaggttcctgtaaaatttacACCACAaagaaaagtgattgttgtattgTTTCAATAGTACAACTGTCACATAATATCTTGTCAAGTGTTAAAGATTCCCAAATAGTAATGGATTTCTAAAGCAGTAATATTAATGGGATTTAAACTATTTTAAATtacaagtggggcgatttggtaaACCAGTTtatgggcattttttttaaagtgagttGAGTTGGTGAAAAAGTTGGGCGATTAAGTGTGGGGCAATTTGCCAGAGGGGCCATTTGTCATGGAttcattaagggcatacgatacagttttgatcccatattgaaATTTTCCTGACAATTTGCATATGGACTATTTTTTGCCAGATTAAATcaattatgtaataaaaaatataccttcatatgCTACTATTTGAGTAAAAAAAggtcataattttatatatttgctcgaaattcagatttgtggacGTACATGTAATTTTCCTTTCaacagaaatacataacttttttgtttaaaaagatgaaaacaggctgtttttttgttaaattacttgtaaattgtgttttatataaatgccctttaaatttgtgcaatttgttttttttaaatagctcaTATTTATCAGATGTTCgggaatgtagaaaaaaacatctatttttgctgtatatttatcaagttttaaaatattgCACTATTgacattttcatgaaaattggcacacataatcttttTACGTAATCAAATCAAATGGCATTTCAAAAAAGAGGGGCCAATGAACTTGTTTTCAAGtttaataagtttgaatgataaaaatcagttcaaaacTGAATCTTCTCCTGATAAGTCATAGTTTGTCCTtgcaaaaataacaatttacgttagcaacgtcattatctCTCCTGTAGCTGTATAGTATGCCCTgtaactaagtcccccgctggcagccatctagGATGATTGGTTGGCTtcaaaggaacattcatgctatgtttggtttcaatcCATTCAGTATTTCTGCAGAAGAaggtcaaaatgtaaaaagttcagACAACAACGTACGACAACATCGAATGCCAAGTGAAGAGAAAAGCTCCCTTGgtccttcaggccaggtgagctaaaaaatgtgGTATTAGGAAATTGGTAGGTTACAAGCAGTTTTCCTTAAAG
It contains:
- the LOC139500083 gene encoding uncharacterized protein — translated: MAKIVLSLSVFALFNSVVGVSDFCFGCRDTSDAEGKDDCQKQTEGMDSLHYTYKTQYGNNSKAFLAKYGKDPLVHDCRPYHKYNMTHCCIEELERLGTIQSYIRGCCDGKNFSIPANDIPRLKFISDNNQTLCAYYENKGLVMCATMCDGNFCNGPSVAESVHIYSIGLMVFCSFILALYMT